A window of the Pseudopipra pipra isolate bDixPip1 unplaced genomic scaffold, bDixPip1.hap1 HAP1_SCAFFOLD_485, whole genome shotgun sequence genome harbors these coding sequences:
- the LOC135408463 gene encoding uncharacterized protein LOC135408463 isoform X2, which produces MAARAPPPPPPPPPPPRFREAFILLPDLRRHPDPRPAPAAPSPRAASRCGDRAGRSAAPGAGGRFVGGGRHRRAQPPSRHRPPPRSRSRSRSRSRPRPARSRRGLEMLSGLRRRLPPLEATHGGRCDGDRPRGDEAYGKKDQRPRGSLFPFGRRGCAGRLWQD; this is translated from the exons atggcggcgagagcgcccccccccccccccccccccccccccccccctcgcttcagagaggcgtttatcctgttgcctgacctccgccgccacccggacccccgccccgcgcccgcagcgccgtctccccgcgccgcttcccgctgtggggacagggcggGGCGCTCCGCGGCGCCGGGCGCaggcggcaggttcgtgggcggcggcaggcaccggcgcgCGCAGCCCCCGTCTCGgcaccgccccccgccccgctcccgctcccgctcccgctcccgctcccgcccccgccccgctcggtcccgccgtggcctggagatgctgtcggggttgcgccgccgccttccccccctggaagcgacccacggcggcagatgcgacggagatcgtccccggg gtgacgaagcttatggaaaaaaagaccaaaggcctcgag gctccctctttcccttcggtcgccgtgggtgtgccggccgcctctggcaggactaa
- the LOC135408463 gene encoding uncharacterized protein LOC135408463 isoform X1 codes for MAARAPPPPPPPPPPPRFREAFILLPDLRRHPDPRPAPAAPSPRAASRCGDRAGRSAAPGAGGRFVGGGRHRRAQPPSRHRPPPRSRSRSRSRSRPRPARSRRGLEMLSGLRRRLPPLEATHGGRCDGDRPRGDEAYGKKDQRPRGMFFLIPRGKRRCQRQEPS; via the exons atggcggcgagagcgcccccccccccccccccccccccccccccccctcgcttcagagaggcgtttatcctgttgcctgacctccgccgccacccggacccccgccccgcgcccgcagcgccgtctccccgcgccgcttcccgctgtggggacagggcggGGCGCTCCGCGGCGCCGGGCGCaggcggcaggttcgtgggcggcggcaggcaccggcgcgCGCAGCCCCCGTCTCGgcaccgccccccgccccgctcccgctcccgctcccgctcccgctcccgcccccgccccgctcggtcccgccgtggcctggagatgctgtcggggttgcgccgccgccttccccccctggaagcgacccacggcggcagatgcgacggagatcgtccccggg gtgacgaagcttatggaaaaaaagaccaaaggcctcgag ggatgttcttcttgatcccccggggcaaacggaggtgtcagcgtcaggagccatcctaa